A window from Candidatus Aminicenantes bacterium encodes these proteins:
- the rnpA gene encoding ribonuclease P protein component: MIFFLYFLKNNRPDSRFAVSVNRKIGNSVQRNFIKRKMKEWFRLNRFLLAERFDLWVSMKKRFTRRDAALIEALFLDALVKIQYK, encoded by the coding sequence ATGATTTTTTTTTTGTATTTTTTGAAAAACAACCGCCCCGACAGCCGCTTTGCCGTTTCCGTTAACCGCAAGATCGGTAACTCGGTTCAACGGAATTTCATCAAGAGAAAAATGAAAGAATGGTTCAGATTGAATCGCTTTTTGCTCGCCGAGCGCTTCGACCTGTGGGTTTCCATGAAAAAACGCTTCACGCGCCGCGACGCCGCGTTAATCGAAGCCCTTTTCCTGGACGCCCTGGTCAAGATCCAGTACAAATAG
- the yidD gene encoding membrane protein insertion efficiency factor YidD, which produces MKKAFLLMITLYKKTLSPLLGNHCRFLPTCSDYAYGAIEKHGAVRGAFLGAKRILRCHPFHSGGYDPVPEKNEVKF; this is translated from the coding sequence ATGAAAAAAGCGTTCCTGCTCATGATCACACTCTATAAAAAAACCCTTTCGCCGCTGCTGGGCAACCACTGCCGCTTCCTGCCCACCTGCTCCGACTACGCCTACGGTGCCATCGAAAAGCACGGCGCCGTCCGCGGGGCATTCCTGGGGGCGAAGCGCATCCTCAGGTGCCATCCGTTTCACAGCGGCGGCTATGACCCGGTTCCCGAAAAAAACGAGGTGAAATTTTAA